The DNA segment CAAGCCACCGACTACCAAAAAGCACTGGCTTCGGTAATGGAAGATGCAGAAAAGATGGACAATATCATTACCGGACTGGTTAGTCTTGCTCAGGCAGATCTTGAATTCGGCGCTCCGAAGTTGCAAGACATCAGAATAGATGAAACACTCTGGGTCCTGGCTGAGGAATGGAACCAGAAGCCAAAAGGTAAGCTGATCATAGATATCCTGAATATGCCGGAGGATCCTGCTCAACTCCTCATACAAGCCAATCCTACCCTACTGGCCATTGCATTGAACAACATCATCTCTAATGCTTTTAAATTCTCCGATGATCAGGATGTTCATTGTTCCCTGGATATACAAGCCGAGTTTATTCATGTTTCCATCACCGATCATGGGCCTGGAATTCCTAAAGATAAACAGGAAGATATCTTTAAGCCTTTTTACAGCTCGGCAATTGAAAACAGACACCAGGGTAACGGAATGGGCTTATACATGGCCCATAAAATCATCAGTCTTTTTAAAGGAAATCTCAGTGTAACGTCAAAAAAGGGAGATGGAACCTGCTTTAAAATCAGTTTCCCTAAATTTTAATCTCATTTTAACTTCCCTTTAATTCGGGTTTAATTCCCTCCGGATAGATTTGCCGGAGATGAAAAGACAATTAATTCTGACTAGCATTCTTTTACTTGGACTTGGTATGTCGGGTAGCGCTCAGGACAGCCTGAAACTCAATCTGCCTGAAGCAGAGAAAATGTTTATAGCAGGAAACTATGAGCTGATCGCACAGCAATACCAGACGGAGCAGGCAAAAGCGGATGTCATTACCGCCAAACTTTTTGACAACCCTGAAATCAGCTTTGAAAATCAGCTGTACAATCCGGTCACCAAAAAATTCTTCCAGAATTCTTTACCCTCCGGACAATATAACGTACAGATTTCCCAGCTCATTAAACTGGCCGGAAAACGCAATAAAAATATCCAGCTCGCCAATACAGGAATCAAATTAAGCGAATATGCTTATTTCGACCTCATGCGCAGTCTGCGTTTTCAGTTGAGAAGCAATTTTTATAAAGCTTATTATGCGCAGCAATCCGCTATTGTTTACCAGCAACAAATCAAATCACTGGAACAACTGCTGGCGGCTTCCGAACAACAACTCAAAATGGGTAATGTTGCCTTAAAGGACATCATCAGGATAAAATCACTCGTCTATAATCTGAAAGGAGAATATACGACCCTGCTCAATGAAATTGAAGACACAGAGACGACCTTGAAGCTAATGACCAATATCAAGGCCAACACGCCTTTGTCTTTAACCGCTCCTGCGGAGGAAGAACAAGATTATTCCCTGCAAAAACAACCTTACCTGCAGCTTCTGGAAACGGCAAGAGCCAACCGCGCGGATCTTCAGCTGGCAAAAACCAGTATCACACAGGCAGAGCACAACCTGAGCCTTCAAAAAGCAATGGCAGTTCCCGATGTGGAAGTTTCCCTGACTTACGACCTGCAAGGGAGCGCACCAAATCATTATACCGGCTTAGGCATCAAAGTTCCGCTTCCTCTATTTAACAGAAATCAGGGCGAAATCAAAAAGGCAAAGATTGCGATTACCGCAGGAAATGTAAGCCTGAAACAACAGGAAGCGACCCTGGAAAATGAAGTCTATAACAGCTATAAATCAGCCCTCAGAACCGAAGCCCTCTACCAGGGCATGGACCGGAATTTTGGTCAGGACTTTACAAAACTCATTACGGAGGTCAACAAAAACTTCCGAAGCAGGAACATCAGCCTGGTAGAATTTATCGATTTCTATGATTCTTATAAAGAAAGCACGCTACAGCTGAATCAACTGAAATACGAGCGGATGAATGCCAAAGAAGAAATCAATTACGTCACCGGTGCTAACATATTTAAATAAGTAACATGCAAATCCTCATAAAAAATATCAGCAAATTTTCCCTGATCGGACTGGTTATTCTGGGCCAAAGCTGCACCAGTTCCAAGGAAGCTCCCGTAGTGGAGAAATTTGCCGTTACCGATTCATTAATCAACAGGCTCCTGATCGACACGGTACAACAGGCCAATAACAGAACAGACCTGAGCTTCTCGGCAAAAATCACTGCCGATGAAGAACGTAAAGCAGAGATCTTTCCCATGGTAAGTGGTACCGTTCGGAATGTACCGGTAAAACTGGGCGATAAAGTAAGCGCCGGACAGGTCCTCGCCACAATGGGCAGTACCGAAATGGCCGGATTTGACAAGGAGGTAATCAGCGCTGCTGCAGAACTCAGGAATGCAGAAAGAAACGTCAAACAAATCCAGGAATTGTATAAAAGTGGCCTCTCTTCGGGCAGAGAACTGGAAGAAGCAAAGAACGATGTGTTGATCAAACAAGCAGAAGATAAACGCGCCAGGGCGACCTTAAAACTGAATGGCGGAAACAACAATGGCAATTATGCCATCAAATCCCCATTAACAGGTTTTATCATTGAAAAAAATGTGACCTCCAATATGCAATTGCGTCCGGACAACAACAAAAACCTCTTTACTGTTGCAGACCTTTCTTCGGTCTGGGCCATGATCAACATTTACGAATCAGACATTTCCAGAATAAAAGAAGGTGATGAAGTGAGCATCTCTATCCTCTCCTACCCTGAAAAAGTTTTCAAAGGAAAGATTGATAAAGTGTACAATATGATCGACAATGAGAGTAAAGTGATGAATGCAAGAGTAAGCATTGCCAACCCGGGTTACCTGTTAAAACCAGGAATGATGGCCACCGTCCTGATCTCTGCAAAATCCGGCATAGACCTTCCTGTAGTGAATTCCAGAGGCATCATCTTCGATGAAAACAAAAGTTATGTGCTGGTGGTAGATGCCGCAAAAAAAGTGCGCATCCAGGAAGTAGAAATTGGCCGTAAAACGGTAGAAAAGGCCTATATCAGTAAAGGGCTAAAAGCCGGCGACCGCATTGTGGCATCCAAACAGGTATTCTTATACGAGAGCCTTAAAAATTAACCTGTTCATCTTCAAAAAACAGCTGTAATGAATAAATTCATTAAGACCGTCATCGGCTTTTCGTTAAAAAATAAATACTTCATCTTCTTTGCCACTTTTATTTTAATTCTGGCGGGCTACCTCAGTTTTAAACATACCACCATTGAGGCTTTCCCTGATGTAACGAATACCAATATTACCATTATCACCCAATGGCCGGGCCGAAGTGCCGAAGAGGTAGAAAAGTTTGTGAGCAGGCCTTTGGAAATTGCCATGAACCCAACTGAGAAAAGAACCAGTATCCGTTCTTCTTCCTTATTCGGGTTATCTATCGTAAAAATCACTTTTGAGGACGATGTAGACTATGCAGCTGCAAGGGTCCAGGTGAACAACCATATTGCTGAAGCAGATTTGCCTGAGGGCCTAAAGCCGGAGGTACAGCCACCCTATGGGCCCACAGGAGAGATCTTCAGGTATACATTGAGCAGTGACAAGAAATCGGTGAGGGAGTTAAAAACCCTGCAGGACTGGGTGATCCAACGGGAGCTGTTGTCGGTGCCCGGCATTGCCGATGTGGTAAGCTTTGGCGGTGAGGTAAAGACCTACCAGATTACCGTAGACCCACAGAAAGCCATACAATATGGCGTAAGTGCTACGGAATTATTTGAAGCCGTCTCCAAAAGCAATATCAATGTTGGCGGGGATGTGATCGTGCAAAGCGGACAGGCCTATGTGGTTCGTGGAATCGGAATCCTGAACAATATTGATGAAATCAGAAATGTGGTAGTGGATAACTTTAACGGGACTCCGGTATACGTTAAAACCATTGCAGATGTCGCAGAGTCGGCCCTACCGAGGTTAGGACAGGTAGGCCGCGATCACGATCCCGACGTGGTGGAAGGGATCGTGGTCATGCGCAAAGGAGAAAATCCAAGCGAGGTGATCAGCAAACTCAAGGAAAAGATCAAAGACGTAAATGAGAACATTTTACCCGCAGATGTAAAGATCAATCCTTTTTACGACCGGGAGGACCTGGTCAACTATGCCACACACACCGTGATGGGCAATATGATGGAAGGGATTATTTTCGTGACCCTGATTGTATTCCTGTTTATGGCCGATTGGCGTACGACATTAATTGTATCCATCATTATTCCACTGGCACTGCTTTTTGCATTCATCTGCCTAAAACTAAAGGGCATGTCGGCCAACCTCCTTTCCATGGGAGCGATTGACTTTGGAATTATTATCGATGGGGCGGTGGTCATGGTCGAGGGCATATTTGTGGCTCTTGACCATAAAGCCAAAAAGACAGGCATGGAGAAATTCAACAGGTTAAGCAAACTCGGACTGATCAAAAAAGCCTGTTTAGAAAACGGAAAGGGAATCTTCTTCGCCAAGCTGATCATCATCACCGGACTGCTGCCCATCTTTACCTTTGAAAAGGTAGAAGGAAAAATGTTCTCTCCCCTGGCCTGGACGCTAAGCTTCGCGCTATTGGGTGCCCTGCTCCTCACCTTTACCCTCGTTCCGGCAATGGCCAGTGTCTTGCTGCGGAAAAATGTGAAAGAGAAACACAACATCTTTCTGGAATTCCTGACCAAACATGTGATCCGCTTCTTTGATGTTTGTTTTAAATTCAGAAAACTGGCATTCGGAGTATCTATAGTGGTTTTGGTACTGGGCTTGTTCAGCTTTAAGTTCCTGGGAACCGAGTTCCTCCCTACCCTGGATGAGGGCTCGATCTATGTGCGGGCAACCGGTCCATTGAGCATCTCGCTGGATGAAACAAAAAAACTGTCCAACGACATCAGAAAGATCTTTTTAAGTTTTGAAGAAGTAAAACAGGTGATGTCGCAGACCGGAAGACCGAATGATGGAACCGATGCAACCGGCTTTTACAATATGGAATTTCATGTAGACATTTATCCGAAAAAGGAATGGAAACGAAAGGAAACCAAAGAGCAGCTGATTGAGCGCATGCAGGAAAAATTGAAGACTTTCCCAGGCATCAGCCTGAATTTCTCGCAACCCATCTCCGACAATGTGGAAGAAGCAGTTTCCGGAGTTAAGGGCTCCATTGTAGTCAAGCTCTTTGGTAACGACTTCAAATTCATAGAGAAAGAAGAAGAAAAGATAGAGAAGATTCTGAAAACGGTAGAGGGTATCGAAGATTTAGGAATTCTAAGGAATCTGGGGCAACCGGAACTACAGATCAATCTGGATCAAAAGAAAATGGCTTTATATGGAGTGAGTACTGCCGATGCAAATGCGGTAATTGAAATGGCCATTGGAGGTAAGGCCGCTACCCAGATTTATGAAGGGGAAAGGAAGTTCGACCTGATCATCCGCTATCCGGAAGATTTCAGAAAAGATGAAAGTTCAATTGCCAAACTGAGGATCCCAACCCTCGCCGGTGCGAAGGTTCCATTGGGAGAAATTGCCAGCATCAGAAAGATTACCGGACCGAGCATGATCTACCGTGATAAACACCAGAGATATGGCGCCATTAAATTCTCCATCAGAGGAAGAGATATGGGCAGTGTAATTGCGGAGGCCCAGGCTAAGGTAAAAGCAGAGATCAAATTACCTAAGGAATATAAAATGGAATGGGCAGGAGATTTTGAAAATCAGCAAAGGGCAACAAGCAGGTTATCACAGGCTGTACCCATTAGCTTACTGCTCATTTTCTTCATCCTCTTTGTATTGTTTGGAAACATCAAGGATTCCTTACTCGTGCTGAACAATGTGCCTTTTGCAATGGTGGGTGGAATTTTAGCGATCCTGGCTACAGGAATTAATTTCAACATCTCTGCCGGAATTGGTTTCATTGCCTTATTTGGGATTTGCGTACAAAACGGGGTGATCCTGATCACCAGGTTTAAGAGCAATATTATCGAGTTGAAACACCGGCCGGACTGGAGTTTTGCCGATGCGATAAAAGATGGGGTAGCGAGTAGAATGCGTCCGGTAATTATGACTGCCCTGATGGCGGCCATTGGACTGATGCCCGCAGCCTTATCTACAGGAATAGGTTCTGAAGCCTCAAAACCTTTAGCTATTGTAGTGATCGGAGGATTGATTACCAATACTCTATTCAACCTTTTTGTTTATCCGATTGTCTTTTACTGGGCCTATCAGAAAAAGGTAAATCATTTACAATCGGTGATTCCAGAGGCGTAAAGATTTATTGATACATAGATATATCAACACATTGATATATCTATGTATTTATTTCGATGTCTATAAGTCCGGCGCCTTATACACCGCTATTTCCGACAGCACCGGACCTGCATTTGCCTCCAGTATATTGATTCTGATCTTAGTCGTCTTTATCGTGGCGAAAGAAAGAATCCTTTTATGACCTATCGTAGTTTGCTGTAATAAAGGTTTGAATGCTTTTCCATCCAGGTATTCCACGGAGAAGGATTTGATGCGTTGTCCCAGGGCAATATATTCCTGAAGAACGATGCGGTTCAATTCCGTTGCTTTTCCGAGGTCTATGGTTAAAGCAGCTGTTTTTACCTGATCGGATGTTGCCCAGTAAGTGCTGGTCTTTCCATCTGTCAGATTTTGCGCAAGGAACTGTTTCCCTGTTCTTGTATGACTGGCCAGAACTTTCTTCCCTTTGGCAAGGTTCGTTTTAAAACTCGCATCAATGGCTTTCTTAAATTCCATTAACCGTGTGGAATCGGTTGGATGAATTAATCCATCACGGTCTACCGGAACGTTCAGCAACAGGTTGCTGTTGCGACCCACTGAACTCTCATAAATAGACATCAGCTCTTCCAGGGTTTTCACTTTATTATCTGTTGAAGCACTATAAAACCATCCTGGTCTGATCGAGACATCTACCTCCGCAGGGATCCAGTATTTACCATTTTCATTTCCGGTATTTAACACTGCTGATGCCGGGGCCGCTGCTCCTACACCAAAGCCATCTGTATTAAGAGTTGCCCAATTGGTTTCTCCGGCAACACCTCTTTCATTTCCCATCCAGCGGACATCAGGACCTATATCGCTAAAAATTACCGCTTGTGGATTATGGGTACGGACCACACTGTTAAACAGTTTAAAGTCATAGGCCTGATCTTTCTCATTCGCACCTTTAGCGCCATCAAACCATTGTTCAAAGACTGGTCCGTATTGCGTATGCACTTCTTTGAGGGTATTGGCAAAGATCTGATTGTATTCAGAAGTACCGTATTTAGGATGGTTGCGGTCCCATGGCGATAAGTATACTCCAAACTTCAGTCCATATTCTTTACAAGCTGCAGAAAGCTCTTTCAGCACATCTCCTTTTCCATCTTTCCAGGCACTTTCCCTTACGGTATGCGTGCTGTATTTACTTGGAAAAAGGCAAAAACCATCATGGTGTTTCGCCGTAATGATAATGGCTTTCATCCCTGCTGCTTTTGCCGTCCTTGCCCACTGACGGGCATCCAGTTTTTTAGGGTTAAAGATTTTAGGGTCTTCATCTCCATGTCCCCATTCTTTATCGGTAAAAGTATTGGGTCCGAAATGGATGAACATGTAATATTCCATGTCTTGCCAGGCCAGCTGGTTTTTATTTGGGATTGCACCAAATGGCGCAGGTGCCTTTTGTGCAAACCCGCCCGTGGTTAGCAAAAAGGAAAATAATAAAGGCATTGATAACTTCTTCATACAATAAAGGTTCGTTTGTGGTTAGCATTGGAGTTTTAAAATTGCAACATATTAGCCGTCGGAAATTCATTTCTTTTGTCATTAAATTAAATGATTTTGGCCTGCCGCTGATATAAACACAAACACAATGCGACTTTGTTTGTTGTTATATCTGCAAACTAAACCAGCCAAAGATGAAAAATTCATATCCTGAAGAATTTGAGATACTCGTCACCTTAGATGGGACAGATACACAGATTACGGTAAAACCCGATGAAACCAGCGATGGCGCTCCGTACTTTATCTGCGACCTGTCGGGCAATACCATCACTCAATTGAGAGAAGAAACCGATGGCAGCTGGGAGCAGCTCTGGGGGAAACTGGACCATCAAGCCGTCACACTAATCGGAAAGGCAATTAAACACAAACTAACGATATGAACACACACCTGAAACTACGGTCTGGAAGGTTCTCTATTGAGAAGCACCAGTATGAAAACATAGGATGGTCGGAGCGGATGGTCTCTATGTTTCTGAGTGGCGCATTAATTAGCTGGGGATTAAGAAGACCATCCAAGGCTAAGTTTTTATATGGTGCTTACATGGCCTACCGTGCAGCAACAGGGAGGTGTCTGCTGTATGAACAGCTGGGCATCGATGCCAAAAGACCCCGTGCCGTAAATATCAGGGGTGAATTTGAGATTGAAAAACCTGCTTCAGAAGTTTATACCTATTGGCGAAACCTGAACAACCTTCCGGGGAGCATCAGGCATCTGTTGGATGTCAAGGTGATTGATGAAAACCTATCCCATTGGAAATCCAATGTAATGGGAAGTTTATTCTCAATTGACTGGGATGCAGAAATCGTAAAGGATGAACCCGGCCATTTTATCGGCTGGCAATCCGCTGCAGGGGCTTTGATCCATCATGTAGGCAAAGTAGAATTTACCCCCGGATCAGACGGGCAGAGTACCGTTTTAAAAGTAACGCTATCTTATCGTCCTCCCGCAGGTGGTGTAGGTATTGGGCTGGCTAAACTCATGAATCCCTATCTGGAAGGGTTATTAAAAAAAGAAATAAAAAGCTTCAAACATACCATTGAAAACAGAACGCCTGTATACACCTAAAAACAGCTATTTTGTTTCGCGGATCACCTTAAAAAATTCGTCCCTATAGGTTTCTCCTACCGGGATGATATTCTCTTTAATAAAGATGGAATTGCCATCTATCATCCGGATTTTATCTATGGCGACGATATAAGATTTATGAACGCGGTAGAACCTGATTTTAGGCAGGTAGAGCTCCATTTCTCTTAAAGTTAAATAAGTGATGATGCGCTCTTCTGCCGTAAAAATGGAGATATAGTTCTTCAGTCCTTCGATATAAAGGATATCATCATAACTGACTTTGATAAACTTATTCTTGCTTTCTCCTTTGATAAACATGTAATCGGTTCCTGCAGTCGGCGTTTGAAGTAAGGCCATATTTTCGCTTTCTATAGCCGGGGCAGGCGGATGAAATAAGAGTTCTGCTTTTTGAACCGCTTTATAGAAACGTTCAAAGGAAATGGGTTTCAGGAGGTAATCAATCACATTGTGTTCAAATCCCTCCAATGCATATTCAGGATAAGCAGTGGTGAGGATAACTTTACATTTATGTCCGCAGATCTTCAGAAATTGAATTCCCGTCAGTTCAGGCATTTGTATATCCAGAAATACCAGGTCCACTTTACCTTCCTGCACCATGGTCAAAGCTTCAAATGCGTTGGTCGTTGTTGCGATCAAATCTAAAAATGGCAGTTTACGAATATGTGTGGCTAGTATCTCAGAGGCATAAGCCTCATCATCAACGGCAATACAACGAATCATCAGTTATTTTTTTTAGTGGTAAAATATTCATTAAATATAGCGCATAAACTATAGTTCAATTCTCAGGTTAACCTGATAGGATTTCCCATCATTCTGGACTTCCAGATCATGTTTACCGGGATAAATCAAATACAATCTTCGTTGTACATTGATCAAACCGATCCCACTGGAATGGTCTTTCTGGTTCTGGTTAATCTTATTGAAAACGCTCACTTTCAGCTCCTGCCGGATTACTTTGATCGTTATGCGGACGGGATGTTCCGGATCGTTCAATACCCCATGTTTAAAGGCATTTTCTAAAAATGGGATGAGTAACAATGGTGCCATACGCTGCTGATCATTAATGCCCTCCACCTCAAAATTGACGTAGAAAAGCGGATCAAAACGCATTCTAAACAACTCCACATAACTCTCCAGATAATCGACTTCTTTGAGCAGGCTGACCTTGCCATCGGGACTTTCAGTGAGCGTATAGCGCATCAGGTCAGAAAGCCTGATCACCGCTGCGGCCAATTTATCCGAAACAGGAAGGGCAAGGGAATAGATATAATTCAGGGTATTGTATAAAAAATGAGGGTTGATCTGAGATTTAAGGAATGACAATTCTGCTTTTTCAGCTTCAACTCTAAGCTGCTGATTCATTTTCTCATTTTTGAACGCATTTTGAGTACTCCAAACCGCTGCCGCAATGACAATATAGGAAGTGCCAAAATACAGGTTATCCCGGATGTAGTATAAGACGGTGGTATTTTGACTGTAATTGCCAAATCCAAAAAAATGTCGGTTTAGCACTTCTTCCAACAGATAACGCATGGAAATAAAGACCGCCATGGTGAACACAACCCCGGCTATCAGCTGTGGAATTTTTGATTTACGGAGATAACAGGGATATACCCAAAGGTAGCAGATGTAAAATTCTACAATATGTAGAAAATTTATGGTCACATCAAAATGCCATACCTCATCACGCCAATTGTTATTGATGATATCGCCGATGTAATAATAGCCCAACAACAGCGTCCAGCAAAGGATATGTATGAGCACCTGCTTTTTTTTATTCATGCCATAAAACTAATCAAAGTCACTCTTTATTTTATTTTTCTTATCCCAACCCTATCTTTAATTACGCCAGCCCTCCCTTTTGGCGGACGAATACTGCTTTATCAGATTTAAACGGTTTGCATCATATTTCAGGGGGTTGGGATCATTTAATTTAAGAATCAGCGCATATTGAGTCCATTTGAGGAAACAATCAAACAACCATGCGTAACCATTTAAAATTTCTTCTTCCCTTCTTATTTTTATTACTGATCAAAGTCAGCGCTTTTAGCCAAAGTTCCAAGTTAAGCGGCAGCGTTCTTAGCGTAACAGACGGCAAAGCCATTGAATTTGCTTCTGTTGCATTGATCCAACTGCTGGATTCCACAAGAGCAGGCCTTAGCATGAGCAATGAAAAAGGAATATTTTCATTTGAAAACATCAAACCCGGAACTTACCTCATTAAAGTGATTGCAATAGGTTATGAAAGAACTCAGAGTAAAACCTTTGACCTTGGCAACATCGCAATGGTATTACCTGCCCTGAAATTAAACGGCTCGGTAAAGACCCTAAAAGAAGTAGGGATCATTGCTAAAACACCTTTAATTGAACAACTCGCAGATCGTACGGTTCTGAATGTAGCGCAAATGAATACGGCAGGAGACAATGCATTAGATGTGCTAAAAAGAGCACCCGGGATTAAACTCGACAAAGATGATAACATTATCCTCAAGGGCAAAAGCGGGGTAAATGTCATGATAGATGGTAAGATGAGCTATATGTCCGGACTGGAACTGAGTACCTATCTGAAATCTTTACCTGGCGATGTGATGAGTAAAGTGGAACTGATTTCTAACCCTCCTTCCTCCTTTGATGCTGCCGGATCTGCCGGAATCATCAACATCAAATTAAAAAGAAACAAATTACAAGGCTTTAACGGGACTGCAAATATCGGCGCAGGATATGGCGAATATGGAAAAGGATATGGTGGTACCAATTTAAACTACAATATTGGAAAAATCAGTACCTATGCCCGGTTCAGTTATGGCTATTACAACTCCTTTAACAAACTGACCATGAACCGTAAGATTGGAGAAGAACAATTTAACCAGCGTAATTTCTGGCATCCGATTACCAAAAGCAGCAATTATTCGGCAGGAGCTGATTATTTTATCAACGACAGGCATACGGTTGGTGTATTATGGAAAGGTTCTGCCGCTCCCTATACCACTAATAGTGAGAGTCGTTCAGTGAATTACAATGCGGCAAACCAACAAATGGGAAGCGTGGATTCTAAAAACCCACAGGACAATACCGCAGGAAATTATGCCATTAACCTGAACTATCGTTTTAAAATAGACACTGCCGGAAGGGAGCTGGGTTTTGACCTCGACCAGGTCAACTATGACAACTCTAAAACGGAACAATATTTCAACAGTTATTTTGATGCTTCGGGAGCAAGGACCGGGGACATCATCAATCTGAGAAACAAAGGATTTGGGGATGTGAACATTTACGCGGTTAAAATAGATTATGTACATCCCTTGTCAAAAACACTTAAAGCAGAGGCGGGATATAAAAGCAGTTGGGTAAAGACCAATAATGACGTACGGTTCGATTCCCTCAAAACATCCGCATGGATAAACGACCCGAAACGTACCAATCAATTTGTTTACCGGGAGAACATCAATGCCCTTTACCTGTCCTTCAGCCAGTCCTTTAAACAGCTGGAACTTAAAGCAGGATTGCGGGCAGAGCAAACACTTGGAAAAGGAGCTTCTTCCGGTACCGAAGAAAAGATAGACCGTAAATACTGGCAGCTCTTCCCTACCTTTTTCGCTTCCTGGAAGGTCAATAAAAACCATCAGATTCAGGGAAGTTATGCGCGTCGCATCAACCGGCCATCCTACACCGACCTGAACCCCTTTGCTTTCTATTCCGATCCTTACACTGCCTTAAAAGGTAATCCATTGCTACTGCCTTCATTTTCCAACAATATGGAACTCAATTACCACATTAAAAGTTTTAGGGTCCTTACGTTGAGTTATGCTAAAAGTACAGATGTGATCTTTCCTGTAATTTATCAAAATGACCAGACTAAAGAAAGCATCAGTGTAAATGAAAACCTTGGCAAGT comes from the Pedobacter sp. FW305-3-2-15-E-R2A2 genome and includes:
- a CDS encoding TolC family protein — translated: MKRQLILTSILLLGLGMSGSAQDSLKLNLPEAEKMFIAGNYELIAQQYQTEQAKADVITAKLFDNPEISFENQLYNPVTKKFFQNSLPSGQYNVQISQLIKLAGKRNKNIQLANTGIKLSEYAYFDLMRSLRFQLRSNFYKAYYAQQSAIVYQQQIKSLEQLLAASEQQLKMGNVALKDIIRIKSLVYNLKGEYTTLLNEIEDTETTLKLMTNIKANTPLSLTAPAEEEQDYSLQKQPYLQLLETARANRADLQLAKTSITQAEHNLSLQKAMAVPDVEVSLTYDLQGSAPNHYTGLGIKVPLPLFNRNQGEIKKAKIAITAGNVSLKQQEATLENEVYNSYKSALRTEALYQGMDRNFGQDFTKLITEVNKNFRSRNISLVEFIDFYDSYKESTLQLNQLKYERMNAKEEINYVTGANIFK
- a CDS encoding efflux RND transporter periplasmic adaptor subunit; its protein translation is MQILIKNISKFSLIGLVILGQSCTSSKEAPVVEKFAVTDSLINRLLIDTVQQANNRTDLSFSAKITADEERKAEIFPMVSGTVRNVPVKLGDKVSAGQVLATMGSTEMAGFDKEVISAAAELRNAERNVKQIQELYKSGLSSGRELEEAKNDVLIKQAEDKRARATLKLNGGNNNGNYAIKSPLTGFIIEKNVTSNMQLRPDNNKNLFTVADLSSVWAMINIYESDISRIKEGDEVSISILSYPEKVFKGKIDKVYNMIDNESKVMNARVSIANPGYLLKPGMMATVLISAKSGIDLPVVNSRGIIFDENKSYVLVVDAAKKVRIQEVEIGRKTVEKAYISKGLKAGDRIVASKQVFLYESLKN
- a CDS encoding CusA/CzcA family heavy metal efflux RND transporter; translated protein: MNKFIKTVIGFSLKNKYFIFFATFILILAGYLSFKHTTIEAFPDVTNTNITIITQWPGRSAEEVEKFVSRPLEIAMNPTEKRTSIRSSSLFGLSIVKITFEDDVDYAAARVQVNNHIAEADLPEGLKPEVQPPYGPTGEIFRYTLSSDKKSVRELKTLQDWVIQRELLSVPGIADVVSFGGEVKTYQITVDPQKAIQYGVSATELFEAVSKSNINVGGDVIVQSGQAYVVRGIGILNNIDEIRNVVVDNFNGTPVYVKTIADVAESALPRLGQVGRDHDPDVVEGIVVMRKGENPSEVISKLKEKIKDVNENILPADVKINPFYDREDLVNYATHTVMGNMMEGIIFVTLIVFLFMADWRTTLIVSIIIPLALLFAFICLKLKGMSANLLSMGAIDFGIIIDGAVVMVEGIFVALDHKAKKTGMEKFNRLSKLGLIKKACLENGKGIFFAKLIIITGLLPIFTFEKVEGKMFSPLAWTLSFALLGALLLTFTLVPAMASVLLRKNVKEKHNIFLEFLTKHVIRFFDVCFKFRKLAFGVSIVVLVLGLFSFKFLGTEFLPTLDEGSIYVRATGPLSISLDETKKLSNDIRKIFLSFEEVKQVMSQTGRPNDGTDATGFYNMEFHVDIYPKKEWKRKETKEQLIERMQEKLKTFPGISLNFSQPISDNVEEAVSGVKGSIVVKLFGNDFKFIEKEEEKIEKILKTVEGIEDLGILRNLGQPELQINLDQKKMALYGVSTADANAVIEMAIGGKAATQIYEGERKFDLIIRYPEDFRKDESSIAKLRIPTLAGAKVPLGEIASIRKITGPSMIYRDKHQRYGAIKFSIRGRDMGSVIAEAQAKVKAEIKLPKEYKMEWAGDFENQQRATSRLSQAVPISLLLIFFILFVLFGNIKDSLLVLNNVPFAMVGGILAILATGINFNISAGIGFIALFGICVQNGVILITRFKSNIIELKHRPDWSFADAIKDGVASRMRPVIMTALMAAIGLMPAALSTGIGSEASKPLAIVVIGGLITNTLFNLFVYPIVFYWAYQKKVNHLQSVIPEA
- a CDS encoding alpha-L-fucosidase, whose translation is MKKLSMPLLFSFLLTTGGFAQKAPAPFGAIPNKNQLAWQDMEYYMFIHFGPNTFTDKEWGHGDEDPKIFNPKKLDARQWARTAKAAGMKAIIITAKHHDGFCLFPSKYSTHTVRESAWKDGKGDVLKELSAACKEYGLKFGVYLSPWDRNHPKYGTSEYNQIFANTLKEVHTQYGPVFEQWFDGAKGANEKDQAYDFKLFNSVVRTHNPQAVIFSDIGPDVRWMGNERGVAGETNWATLNTDGFGVGAAAPASAVLNTGNENGKYWIPAEVDVSIRPGWFYSASTDNKVKTLEELMSIYESSVGRNSNLLLNVPVDRDGLIHPTDSTRLMEFKKAIDASFKTNLAKGKKVLASHTRTGKQFLAQNLTDGKTSTYWATSDQVKTAALTIDLGKATELNRIVLQEYIALGQRIKSFSVEYLDGKAFKPLLQQTTIGHKRILSFATIKTTKIRINILEANAGPVLSEIAVYKAPDL
- a CDS encoding SRPBCC family protein, yielding MNTHLKLRSGRFSIEKHQYENIGWSERMVSMFLSGALISWGLRRPSKAKFLYGAYMAYRAATGRCLLYEQLGIDAKRPRAVNIRGEFEIEKPASEVYTYWRNLNNLPGSIRHLLDVKVIDENLSHWKSNVMGSLFSIDWDAEIVKDEPGHFIGWQSAAGALIHHVGKVEFTPGSDGQSTVLKVTLSYRPPAGGVGIGLAKLMNPYLEGLLKKEIKSFKHTIENRTPVYT
- a CDS encoding LytTR family DNA-binding domain-containing protein translates to MIRCIAVDDEAYASEILATHIRKLPFLDLIATTTNAFEALTMVQEGKVDLVFLDIQMPELTGIQFLKICGHKCKVILTTAYPEYALEGFEHNVIDYLLKPISFERFYKAVQKAELLFHPPAPAIESENMALLQTPTAGTDYMFIKGESKNKFIKVSYDDILYIEGLKNYISIFTAEERIITYLTLREMELYLPKIRFYRVHKSYIVAIDKIRMIDGNSIFIKENIIPVGETYRDEFFKVIRETK